Proteins co-encoded in one Thermochromatium tepidum ATCC 43061 genomic window:
- a CDS encoding light harvesting protein subunit alpha has product MSEELPGLASLRAMLGVSDNSQLIVRGMSIIVAVGAFYVVSTEALYGDVPPLPPSQVAANVAPIGTVTLAKPPAPPAAAVNEPTAETAPVVESSVPVAEEAPAVEEAAPVAEVAPAVEETAPVAEAVPAVEEAAPVAEVAPAVEETAPVAEVAPAVEETAPVAEVAPAVEETAPVAEVAPAVEETAPVAEVAPAVEETAPVAEVAPAVEEAAPVAEVAPAVEETAPVAEAVPAVEEAAPVAEPAPIKRPMPPWMLHMAPLPSPK; this is encoded by the coding sequence ATGAGTGAAGAGTTGCCAGGCCTTGCGTCGCTGCGGGCCATGCTGGGAGTTAGCGACAACAGCCAACTCATCGTGCGGGGCATGTCGATCATCGTCGCGGTGGGAGCCTTCTATGTGGTCTCCACCGAGGCGCTCTATGGTGATGTACCGCCGCTGCCACCGAGTCAGGTCGCCGCCAATGTCGCCCCGATCGGGACAGTAACACTGGCTAAACCGCCTGCTCCGCCAGCCGCAGCCGTGAATGAACCAACGGCTGAGACAGCACCTGTCGTCGAGTCGAGCGTTCCGGTCGCTGAAGAGGCCCCGGCGGTCGAAGAGGCCGCGCCGGTCGCTGAGGTGGCCCCGGCGGTCGAAGAGACTGCACCGGTCGCTGAGGCGGTCCCGGCGGTCGAAGAGGCCGCGCCGGTCGCTGAGGTGGCCCCGGCGGTCGAAGAGACTGCACCGGTCGCTGAGGTGGCCCCGGCGGTCGAAGAGACTGCACCGGTCGCTGAGGTGGCCCCGGCGGTCGAAGAGACTGCACCGGTCGCTGAGGTGGCCCCGGCGGTCGAAGAGACTGCACCGGTCGCTGAGGTGGCCCCGGCGGTCGAAGAGACTGCACCGGTCGCTGAGGTGGCCCCGGCGGTCGAAGAGGCCGCGCCGGTCGCTGAGGTGGCCCCGGCGGTCGAAGAGACTGCACCGGTCGCTGAGGCGGTCCCGGCGGTCGAAGAGGCCGCGCCTGTGGCTGAACCGGCCCCCATCAAACGTCCGATGCCCCCCTGGATGCTGCATATGGCACCGCTGCCCTCGCCGAAGTAG
- a CDS encoding c-type cytochrome, whose product MKHLYASTAAGLMALGLASLALAADLSPEEQIETRQAGYAFMAWNMGKIKANLEGEYNADQVRAAANVVAAIANSGMGALYGPGTDKNVGAVKTRAKPELFQNLEDVGKLARDLGTAANALAAAAATGEANAVKSAFADVGAACKACHQKYRAD is encoded by the coding sequence ATGAAACACCTGTACGCCAGCACCGCCGCCGGTCTCATGGCCCTCGGCCTCGCCAGCCTTGCCCTCGCTGCCGATCTCAGCCCAGAGGAGCAGATCGAGACTCGCCAGGCCGGCTATGCGTTCATGGCCTGGAATATGGGCAAGATCAAGGCCAACCTGGAAGGCGAATATAACGCCGACCAGGTCAGGGCCGCTGCCAATGTCGTTGCTGCCATCGCCAACTCGGGTATGGGTGCGCTCTATGGTCCGGGAACCGACAAGAACGTCGGAGCGGTCAAGACCCGCGCGAAGCCCGAGCTGTTCCAGAACCTGGAAGACGTTGGCAAGCTCGCGCGTGACTTGGGCACCGCGGCCAATGCGCTCGCCGCGGCCGCTGCCACCGGCGAGGCCAATGCCGTCAAATCCGCCTTCGCCGACGTCGGCGCCGCCTGCAAGGCGTGCCATCAAAAGTACCGGGCCGACTGA
- the queE gene encoding 7-carboxy-7-deazaguanine synthase, translating to MGYLVKESFYSLQGEGAQTGRAAVFCRFAGCNLWSGREQDRAWARCRFCDTDFRGTDGEGGGRYPTPEALANHLRALWSRAADASGRPYVVCTGGEPLLQLDVPLIDALHRQGFEVAVETNGTRPAPPGLDWVCVSPKVDAPLRLTRGDELKLVYPQPGLDPERFFGLDFRYFFLQPLDGPQRAHNTRLAVAYCKAHPHWRLSVQTHKWLGIP from the coding sequence ATGGGGTATCTCGTCAAGGAGAGCTTTTACAGTCTACAAGGGGAAGGCGCCCAAACCGGACGTGCGGCCGTATTCTGCCGCTTTGCCGGTTGTAACCTCTGGTCGGGGCGCGAGCAGGATCGTGCGTGGGCCCGCTGTCGCTTTTGCGACACCGATTTTCGCGGCACGGATGGCGAGGGTGGCGGACGCTATCCCACACCAGAGGCCTTGGCCAACCACCTCCGCGCCCTCTGGTCGCGTGCGGCGGACGCGAGCGGGCGTCCCTATGTCGTCTGTACCGGGGGTGAGCCCCTGCTGCAACTCGACGTGCCGCTGATCGACGCCCTACATCGGCAAGGCTTCGAGGTCGCAGTCGAGACCAATGGCACCCGTCCCGCTCCCCCGGGTCTCGACTGGGTCTGTGTCAGCCCCAAGGTCGATGCCCCACTGCGACTGACCCGAGGTGATGAACTCAAACTGGTCTACCCGCAGCCTGGACTTGACCCGGAGCGTTTCTTTGGTCTGGACTTTCGGTATTTCTTTCTACAACCCCTGGATGGACCGCAGCGCGCCCATAACACGCGCCTGGCCGTGGCTTACTGCAAGGCCCATCCGCACTGGCGTCTGAGCGTCCAGACCCACAAATGGCTGGGTATCCCCTAA
- the ppsA gene encoding phosphoenolpyruvate synthase, which translates to MTDYVRWLSDLGMDDVPVVGGKNASLGEMIQNLTHLGVNVPGGFATTSDAYREFLAQDGLDERIQDVLDGLDVDDVAALAEAGARIRGWVMQQSFPAGLDAAIDEAYAKLTAEAGTDDVSWAVRSSATAEDLPDASFAGQQETFLNVHGLDTIKHRVKEVFASLFNDRAIAYRVHQGFEHRHVALSAGIQRMVRSDLAASGVMFTLDTESGFRDAVFITASYGLGELVVQGAVNPDEFYVHKPTLLAGRPAILRRTLGDKASRLVYSDPGEATPVKTEPVPEELRQRFCLTDAEVQALAKQALLIEQHYGRPMDIEWAKDGIDGKLYIVQARPETVQSRIGTVIERYILKGRGPVLTSGRSIGNRIGAGVARIVTGIADMSKVQPGDVLVTDMTDPDWEPIMKRAAAIVTNRGGRTCHAAIIARELGVPAVVGCNDATAKIVDGQPVTVSCAEGDTGFIYDGRLEFEYKTIELSAMPEIPVKIMMNVANPDRAFAFASLPNAGIGLARLEFIINTMIGIHPKALLEFDQLPADLKAEIAPRIAAYANPREFYIAKLAEGIATLAAAFAPKPVIVRLSDFKSNEYANLIGGPRYEPEEENPMIGFRGAGRYVAENFRDCFELECEALKRVRNDMGLTNVEIMIPFVRTLGQAKAVTEALAAQGLARGKDGLRLIMMCELPSNAVLAEEFLEYFDGFSIGSNDMTQLTLGLDRDSGLVAEYFDERDPAVKKMLSMAIAACRAQGKYVGICGQGPSDHKDLADWLVKQGISSLSLNPDTVIDTWLYLAEQANTL; encoded by the coding sequence ATGACCGACTACGTCCGCTGGCTCAGTGACCTCGGGATGGACGATGTCCCCGTCGTCGGAGGCAAGAACGCCTCTCTCGGCGAGATGATCCAGAACCTGACCCATCTCGGCGTGAACGTTCCGGGCGGCTTCGCCACCACGTCCGACGCCTATCGCGAGTTCTTGGCTCAGGATGGGCTCGATGAGCGTATCCAGGACGTGCTCGATGGATTGGACGTGGACGATGTCGCCGCGCTGGCCGAGGCCGGGGCCCGGATCCGCGGTTGGGTGATGCAGCAATCCTTCCCGGCAGGACTGGATGCTGCCATCGACGAGGCCTATGCCAAGCTGACCGCCGAGGCCGGGACCGATGATGTCTCCTGGGCTGTGCGTTCCTCGGCAACGGCCGAGGATCTACCTGACGCCTCTTTTGCTGGTCAGCAGGAGACCTTCCTCAACGTCCATGGGCTCGACACCATCAAGCACCGGGTCAAGGAGGTCTTTGCCTCGCTGTTCAACGACCGCGCCATCGCCTATCGCGTGCACCAAGGGTTCGAACATCGGCATGTTGCCCTATCGGCCGGCATCCAGCGCATGGTGCGCAGCGATCTGGCGGCCTCGGGCGTCATGTTCACGCTCGACACTGAATCGGGCTTTCGCGACGCGGTCTTCATCACCGCGAGCTATGGTCTGGGCGAGCTGGTGGTCCAGGGCGCCGTCAACCCGGACGAGTTCTATGTCCACAAACCGACCCTTCTGGCCGGACGTCCGGCGATCCTGCGCCGCACCCTCGGCGACAAGGCCAGCCGTCTCGTCTATAGCGATCCGGGTGAGGCAACGCCGGTCAAGACCGAACCCGTTCCAGAGGAGCTGCGCCAGCGCTTCTGTCTCACCGACGCCGAGGTCCAGGCGTTGGCCAAACAGGCGCTCCTGATCGAGCAGCACTATGGCCGGCCGATGGACATCGAGTGGGCCAAGGACGGGATCGACGGCAAGCTCTATATCGTCCAGGCGCGTCCCGAGACGGTCCAGAGCCGCATCGGCACCGTCATCGAGCGCTACATCCTCAAGGGCAGGGGGCCGGTGCTCACCAGCGGACGCAGTATCGGCAACCGTATCGGCGCGGGTGTCGCGCGCATCGTCACGGGCATCGCCGACATGAGCAAGGTCCAGCCGGGCGACGTGCTCGTCACCGACATGACCGATCCCGATTGGGAGCCGATCATGAAGCGCGCGGCGGCGATCGTCACCAACCGCGGGGGTAGGACATGCCATGCGGCCATCATCGCCCGCGAGCTGGGCGTTCCCGCTGTCGTCGGCTGTAACGATGCCACCGCCAAGATCGTCGACGGCCAGCCCGTCACCGTGAGCTGTGCCGAGGGCGACACCGGCTTCATCTACGACGGCCGGCTCGAGTTCGAGTACAAGACCATCGAACTCTCGGCCATGCCCGAGATCCCGGTCAAGATCATGATGAATGTCGCTAACCCAGACCGCGCCTTTGCCTTCGCGAGCCTCCCCAATGCCGGCATCGGTCTGGCGCGGCTGGAATTCATCATCAACACCATGATCGGGATCCATCCCAAGGCACTGCTCGAGTTCGACCAGTTGCCGGCAGACCTCAAGGCCGAGATCGCCCCGCGCATCGCCGCCTATGCCAACCCGCGCGAGTTCTATATCGCCAAGCTCGCCGAGGGCATCGCCACGCTCGCCGCCGCCTTCGCGCCCAAGCCGGTCATCGTGCGCCTGTCGGATTTTAAGTCCAACGAATACGCCAACCTGATCGGCGGGCCGCGCTATGAGCCGGAGGAAGAAAACCCGATGATCGGCTTCCGCGGTGCCGGACGCTATGTGGCCGAGAATTTCCGCGACTGCTTCGAGCTGGAGTGCGAGGCACTCAAGCGCGTGCGCAACGACATGGGCCTGACCAATGTCGAGATCATGATCCCCTTCGTGCGCACCCTGGGTCAGGCCAAGGCCGTGACCGAGGCGCTGGCCGCGCAGGGCTTAGCGCGAGGCAAGGATGGGCTGCGTCTGATCATGATGTGCGAACTGCCGTCCAACGCGGTACTGGCCGAGGAGTTCCTGGAATATTTCGACGGCTTCTCGATCGGCTCCAACGACATGACCCAGCTCACGCTCGGTCTGGACCGCGATTCGGGCCTGGTGGCCGAGTATTTCGACGAGCGCGACCCGGCGGTCAAGAAGATGCTGTCGATGGCGATCGCCGCCTGCCGCGCCCAGGGCAAGTATGTCGGTATCTGCGGCCAGGGACCCTCGGACCACAAGGACCTCGCCGACTGGCTCGTCAAACAGGGCATCAGCAGCCTCTCGCTCAATCCTGACACCGTGATCGACACCTGGCTCTATCTGGCCGAGCAGGCCAACACGCTCTGA
- the pufB gene encoding light-harvesting antenna LH1, beta subunit, which yields MASLSGLTDQQAKEFHEQFKVTYTAFVGLAALAHLLVIAANPWW from the coding sequence ATGGCAAGTCTTTCCGGCCTTACCGATCAGCAAGCCAAAGAATTCCATGAGCAGTTCAAGGTGACCTACACCGCGTTCGTCGGCCTGGCCGCCCTGGCTCACCTGCTCGTCATCGCCGCCAATCCTTGGTGGTAA
- the pufA gene encoding light-harvesting antenna LH1, alpha subunit codes for MSNVAKPRNPEDDWKIWLVVNPATWLMPIFYALLVLAIAVHAVVFSVGLGWK; via the coding sequence ATGAGCAACGTCGCAAAGCCGCGTAACCCCGAAGACGATTGGAAGATCTGGCTGGTCGTGAACCCGGCTACCTGGTTGATGCCCATCTTCTATGCCCTGCTGGTCCTGGCCATCGCCGTCCACGCGGTTGTCTTCTCGGTCGGCCTCGGCTGGAAGTAA
- a CDS encoding HPP family protein: MNLGAPGHYFGKMRGITRGSPPRVNGAEILWSWVGAFLGIAAVACIHRWFLADTDLRLLIGSLGASAVLVYGAARSPLAQPRNLIGGHVLSALVGVTCWQWLGFVPWLAAAAAVATAIALMHLSRTLHPPGGATALIAVIGSDQVHAMGYLFVVVPALIGPLVLLLVALIVNNIPSDRRYPEFWF; encoded by the coding sequence ATGAACCTTGGCGCGCCTGGACATTATTTCGGCAAGATGCGCGGCATCACCCGCGGTAGCCCGCCGCGGGTGAACGGAGCCGAGATCCTCTGGTCCTGGGTCGGTGCCTTCCTGGGGATCGCCGCTGTGGCCTGCATCCATCGCTGGTTCCTCGCCGACACGGATCTGAGGCTGCTCATTGGCTCGCTCGGCGCCTCAGCGGTGCTGGTCTATGGTGCAGCGCGCAGTCCGTTGGCCCAGCCGCGCAATCTGATCGGCGGGCATGTGCTCTCGGCGCTGGTCGGCGTGACCTGTTGGCAGTGGCTCGGCTTCGTACCCTGGCTGGCGGCGGCGGCCGCAGTGGCCACGGCCATCGCGCTCATGCATCTGAGCCGAACCCTCCATCCGCCCGGCGGCGCGACGGCCTTGATCGCCGTCATCGGTTCGGACCAGGTGCACGCCATGGGCTATCTGTTCGTGGTCGTGCCGGCGCTGATCGGGCCGCTGGTGCTGTTGCTGGTGGCGCTCATCGTCAACAACATCCCCTCTGACCGGCGCTATCCCGAGTTCTGGTTCTGA
- the hypA gene encoding hydrogenase maturation nickel metallochaperone HypA — protein MHELSLCQALIDQVTDIAREHGASRVDRIRLKVGPLSGVEPLLLQQAYPLVAAGTLAEGAELVIEPSEIRVRCNLCGAETQALPNRLLCKACGAFQTRLVSGDELLLENLELRIPD, from the coding sequence ATGCACGAACTCTCACTCTGTCAGGCGCTCATCGATCAGGTGACCGACATCGCCCGTGAGCACGGGGCGAGTCGTGTCGATCGCATCCGGCTCAAGGTCGGTCCGCTGTCGGGCGTCGAGCCGCTGCTGCTCCAGCAGGCCTATCCGCTGGTCGCCGCCGGTACCCTGGCTGAGGGTGCCGAACTCGTCATCGAGCCGTCCGAGATCCGGGTGCGCTGCAACCTCTGTGGCGCAGAGACCCAGGCGCTTCCGAACCGGTTGCTGTGCAAGGCCTGCGGCGCCTTCCAGACCCGACTGGTCAGCGGCGACGAACTGCTGCTCGAAAACCTCGAACTCAGGATCCCCGATTGA
- a CDS encoding OmpA family protein, whose protein sequence is MRKQSLFKRLTALAAPLAVAAVLSSPATVCAKDYNMEHFWSAQPKGTAWVSGSGECWQSLHGPGDLEPCVAAPKAAPAPKEFTVRLNFEFDKYRIENVVNDSELRRLDDYIEQVKKSDVRERISLTGHTDAKGSEAYNYQLGLRRAQAVQDYMISRGISPQDIVSVESRGKSEMLPGVDIYSVQQRRVRIKAEY, encoded by the coding sequence ATGCGCAAACAATCTCTGTTCAAACGCCTGACCGCACTGGCTGCCCCACTGGCGGTGGCTGCGGTTTTATCCAGTCCGGCGACGGTGTGCGCCAAGGACTACAACATGGAGCACTTCTGGTCGGCCCAGCCCAAGGGCACGGCCTGGGTGAGCGGCTCCGGCGAGTGCTGGCAGAGCCTGCATGGTCCGGGCGATCTGGAGCCCTGTGTCGCCGCCCCTAAAGCGGCACCGGCCCCCAAGGAGTTCACGGTTCGTCTGAATTTCGAGTTCGATAAGTACCGGATCGAGAACGTCGTTAACGATAGCGAACTGCGCCGTCTCGACGACTACATCGAGCAGGTCAAGAAATCCGACGTGCGCGAGCGAATCTCGCTGACAGGTCACACCGATGCCAAGGGTTCCGAGGCCTACAACTACCAGCTCGGTCTGCGTCGCGCCCAGGCCGTTCAAGACTATATGATCAGCCGCGGGATCTCGCCTCAGGACATCGTCTCGGTCGAGAGTCGTGGCAAGTCCGAGATGCTGCCTGGCGTTGACATCTACTCCGTCCAGCAGCGTCGCGTTCGAATCAAGGCCGAATACTGA
- a CDS encoding thioredoxin family protein has product MSSSAPPHPPIFEVHYEDFQTQVIAASSEQPILVDFWADWCGPCHALTPHLKRVVEEHAGRLRLAKVEVDAGENMRLAGHYRVRGFPTVILFQHGEERGRFSGARSRIQINNWLQEHLPE; this is encoded by the coding sequence ATGTCGTCGTCCGCGCCGCCCCATCCGCCCATCTTCGAGGTCCACTACGAGGACTTTCAAACCCAGGTCATTGCGGCCTCGTCCGAGCAGCCGATCCTGGTCGATTTCTGGGCCGACTGGTGCGGTCCCTGTCACGCGCTCACGCCGCATCTGAAGCGCGTCGTCGAGGAACACGCCGGGCGTCTGCGACTGGCCAAGGTCGAGGTCGACGCGGGCGAAAACATGCGTCTGGCCGGACACTATCGGGTGCGCGGCTTCCCGACCGTGATCCTGTTCCAACACGGCGAGGAACGCGGCCGGTTCAGTGGCGCGCGTTCGCGTATCCAGATCAACAACTGGCTCCAGGAGCATCTGCCAGAATGA
- a CDS encoding 6-pyruvoyl trahydropterin synthase family protein: MTARVFHLALAHFEAARRLPNLPEGHPARRLHGHGFLVRLRAELPAGWASPGVEEDALKAALAHCIEPLDHRDLNTLLPTPSDENLARWVRDRLALPGRACVGIQSRHDQGVDLDGVGHAHLWRRFRFESAHRLPNVPPGHPCGRMHGHGFEVILHADQDRDDRGVDGDQLAALWAPLHAELHQTCLNDIPGLENPTSELLARWIWVRLASELPGLSWVTVQETATAGCHFDGLHYRIWKEQRFEAALCLRHAPAGDARRRLHGHSYLLRLHLTAPLDQVLGWTLDYGEVKRLFQPLYVRLDHHRLDLLDGVESADPGGLARWIREHIQTDLPELDRIDLYPTPDHGVSLCWGKLGPALPV; encoded by the coding sequence ATGACCGCCAGAGTCTTTCATCTCGCCCTGGCCCACTTCGAGGCGGCGCGACGGCTCCCGAACCTGCCCGAGGGACATCCTGCACGGCGTCTCCATGGTCACGGCTTCCTGGTCCGGTTACGTGCCGAGCTGCCTGCTGGCTGGGCCAGCCCTGGGGTGGAGGAGGATGCGCTCAAGGCCGCGCTCGCGCACTGTATCGAGCCGCTCGACCATCGCGATCTCAATACCCTCCTGCCGACCCCGAGCGACGAGAACCTGGCGCGCTGGGTACGCGACCGGCTCGCGTTGCCCGGCCGCGCCTGCGTCGGGATCCAGAGCAGACACGACCAGGGGGTGGATCTTGATGGGGTAGGTCATGCCCATCTCTGGCGTCGGTTTCGCTTTGAGTCGGCCCATCGGCTGCCGAATGTCCCCCCAGGTCACCCTTGCGGGCGAATGCACGGCCATGGTTTCGAGGTCATCCTCCACGCCGATCAGGATCGAGACGACAGGGGCGTCGACGGCGACCAGCTCGCCGCGCTCTGGGCGCCGCTGCATGCCGAGCTGCATCAGACCTGTCTCAACGACATCCCTGGCCTGGAGAATCCGACCAGCGAACTCTTGGCACGCTGGATCTGGGTGCGGCTTGCCTCCGAGCTGCCGGGGCTGTCCTGGGTTACGGTCCAGGAGACCGCGACCGCCGGCTGTCACTTCGATGGACTCCACTACCGGATCTGGAAGGAGCAGCGCTTCGAGGCCGCGCTCTGTCTGAGACACGCCCCCGCCGGCGACGCACGGCGGCGTCTGCATGGACACAGCTATCTGCTGCGACTGCATCTGACCGCGCCGCTGGACCAGGTGCTCGGCTGGACGCTCGACTATGGCGAGGTCAAGCGCCTGTTCCAACCGCTCTATGTCCGGCTCGATCATCACCGGCTCGATCTGCTCGATGGTGTGGAGTCCGCCGACCCTGGGGGTCTGGCCCGTTGGATCCGCGAGCACATCCAAACGGATCTGCCCGAGCTGGATCGTATCGATCTATACCCGACGCCAGATCATGGTGTTTCGCTGTGTTGGGGTAAGCTGGGTCCGGCACTGCCGGTCTGA
- a CDS encoding Crp/Fnr family transcriptional regulator, protein MPLSMIADPDRRLRILKGFDFLRAASSEFQREFFARVMHVRLPAGQAICQAGAYCAHLPLVLAGRARVYQLGENGREITLYRVHSGEGCVLTASCLLSARPFPAFAVCETEVEAVVVQPASVRLWLGNCEPWREYLFGLIASRLVEVFGVLDAVLFQRLDQRLIEHLLRQAEHLGSDAIQATHQMLAAELGSSREVISRLLKGLEEQGLLRARRGWIELLDRDALRRRALDE, encoded by the coding sequence ATGCCGCTGTCTATGATCGCCGATCCCGATCGACGCCTCCGGATCCTGAAAGGCTTCGACTTTCTGCGCGCCGCCTCGTCCGAGTTCCAGCGCGAGTTCTTCGCCCGGGTCATGCACGTGCGTCTGCCCGCCGGGCAGGCCATCTGCCAGGCAGGCGCCTACTGCGCGCATTTGCCGCTGGTGCTCGCAGGCAGGGCACGGGTCTATCAGCTCGGTGAAAACGGGCGCGAGATTACCCTATACCGCGTGCATTCGGGCGAGGGCTGTGTGCTCACCGCCTCCTGTCTGCTCAGCGCGCGTCCCTTTCCGGCGTTTGCGGTCTGCGAGACCGAGGTCGAGGCCGTGGTCGTGCAGCCAGCGAGCGTGCGCCTCTGGCTGGGGAACTGCGAGCCCTGGCGCGAATATCTGTTCGGTCTCATCGCCAGCCGGCTGGTCGAGGTCTTCGGTGTGCTCGATGCCGTGCTGTTCCAGCGGCTCGACCAGCGTCTGATCGAGCATCTGCTGCGCCAGGCCGAGCACCTGGGCTCGGATGCGATCCAGGCGACCCATCAGATGCTGGCCGCCGAGCTGGGATCCTCGCGCGAAGTGATCAGCCGGTTGCTCAAGGGGTTGGAGGAACAGGGTCTGCTGCGGGCGCGGCGCGGCTGGATCGAGCTGCTCGATCGGGATGCGCTGCGACGCCGCGCACTGGACGAGTGA
- a CDS encoding YgaP family membrane protein has translation MTQNLGTLDRTIRVLIGLALAFWALNTQNWLLGALALIPLGTALIGWCPLYLPLKLSTKRA, from the coding sequence ATGACCCAGAACCTCGGTACACTCGATCGCACCATCCGTGTCCTCATCGGCCTGGCCCTGGCCTTCTGGGCACTGAACACCCAGAACTGGCTGCTCGGCGCCCTGGCCCTGATCCCACTCGGCACCGCCCTGATCGGCTGGTGTCCGCTCTACCTGCCCCTGAAGCTCTCGACCAAGCGGGCCTAA
- a CDS encoding cytochrome b/b6 domain-containing protein has translation MQAHRIKLWDLPTRLFHWLLVLLVALAFATGLTGGSWIGWHGWIGLAILGLIVFRIVWGFIGSTYVRFSQFIPGPHTILSYLRGRWHGMGHNPLGGISVLVLLTLLLVQGLTGLFANDDIAFSGPLRSLVSSETSRWLSGLHRQSIWIIGGFVALHIAAILFHTWVRGDNLIWPMITGYKMTQEPLAHSARGGGPLALVLALAITAGAVWIAAGGLLPPQPPPPPAGSVLDW, from the coding sequence ATGCAGGCACATCGAATCAAACTCTGGGATCTTCCGACCCGTCTCTTTCACTGGTTGCTGGTCTTGCTGGTGGCGCTGGCCTTCGCGACTGGTCTGACGGGCGGCAGTTGGATCGGCTGGCATGGCTGGATCGGGCTGGCGATCCTTGGATTGATCGTCTTCCGGATCGTCTGGGGCTTCATCGGTTCGACCTATGTCCGTTTCAGTCAGTTCATACCTGGTCCTCACACCATCCTCAGCTATCTGCGCGGACGCTGGCACGGCATGGGGCACAATCCATTGGGTGGGATCTCGGTGCTGGTCCTGCTGACCTTGCTGCTGGTCCAGGGTCTGACCGGACTCTTTGCCAACGATGATATCGCCTTCTCAGGACCGCTCAGGTCGCTGGTCTCTAGCGAGACGAGCCGCTGGCTCAGCGGTCTGCACCGTCAGTCGATCTGGATCATCGGTGGTTTTGTCGCCTTGCATATCGCCGCGATACTGTTTCACACCTGGGTGCGCGGCGACAACCTGATTTGGCCCATGATCACCGGCTACAAGATGACACAGGAGCCGCTCGCCCACTCGGCCCGCGGCGGTGGACCCTTGGCCCTGGTCCTGGCGTTGGCGATCACAGCCGGCGCGGTCTGGATCGCCGCTGGCGGGCTGCTGCCACCACAGCCTCCCCCACCGCCAGCAGGCAGTGTACTGGATTGGTGA
- the queC gene encoding 7-cyano-7-deazaguanine synthase QueC, translating to MKPAIVLLSGGLDSATALAIARAQGFAPHALSIRYGQRHAIELESASRIAHSQGVVEHVIAEIDLRRFGGSALTSDLPVPKGRDPAEMGLGIPLTYVPARNTIFLSCALAWAESLGSGDIFIGVNALDYSGYPDCRPEYIAAFERLANLATAAGVEGRQCYRIHAPLIEMTKAEIIRTGLALGVDYSLTSSCYDPGPDGRPCGLCDSCRLRAKGFAEAGVADPLLARFGGDL from the coding sequence ATGAAACCCGCCATCGTGCTCTTAAGCGGCGGACTGGATTCGGCCACGGCGCTCGCCATCGCCCGCGCCCAGGGCTTCGCGCCCCATGCCCTATCCATCCGCTATGGTCAGCGCCATGCGATCGAGCTGGAGTCTGCCTCGCGCATCGCTCACTCTCAGGGTGTGGTCGAGCATGTGATCGCCGAGATCGATCTACGTCGGTTCGGCGGTTCGGCCTTGACCTCGGATCTACCGGTCCCCAAGGGGCGCGATCCAGCCGAGATGGGCCTAGGGATCCCCCTGACGTATGTCCCCGCACGCAATACCATCTTTCTCTCCTGTGCACTCGCCTGGGCTGAGTCATTGGGCTCGGGCGACATCTTCATCGGGGTCAATGCGCTCGATTATTCCGGCTATCCGGACTGTAGACCTGAATACATCGCCGCCTTCGAGCGCTTGGCGAATCTAGCCACAGCCGCCGGTGTCGAGGGACGCCAGTGTTATCGTATCCATGCCCCATTGATCGAGATGACCAAGGCCGAGATCATCCGGACCGGGCTTGCGCTCGGGGTCGATTACAGCCTGACCAGTAGTTGCTATGACCCTGGCCCCGACGGTCGGCCCTGCGGGCTCTGTGATTCCTGTCGATTGCGCGCCAAGGGGTTTGCCGAGGCCGGGGTCGCCGATCCGCTCCTGGCCCGCTTCGGGGGCGACTTATGA